The genomic window TAGAAACAGGTTTTGAGAGGTTAcatggcttgcccaaggtcacatagcaattTTGTTGCACAGGTGGGCTGAAACCCACGCCTACCTAACTCCCAGTACAGGATGCTTTCTTCTCCCTGGCCATGGCCTTGCCCTTTCACTTATCTCCCTCCTGCTTTGCCTCTTCTCAGTCTCTGTCCGGTAGGATGAACTCAGAGAACCTCACCTGGGCCGCGGTTGCCCCTGCTGAATTCATCCTCCTGGGCATCACAAATCGCTGGGAACTGCGTGTGGCCCTCTTCCTGACCTGCCTGCCTGTCTACCTGGTGAGCCTGCTGGGAAACATGGGCATGGCGCTGCTGATCCGCATGGATGCCCGGCTCCACACACCTATGTACTTCTTCCTGGCCAACCTCTCCCTGCTGGATGCCTGCTATTCCTCCACCATCGGCCCCAAGATGCTAGTGGACCTGCTGCTGCCCCGAGCCACCATCCCTTACACAGCCTGTGCCCCCCAGATGTTTGTCTTTGCAGGTCTGGCTGACACTGAGTGTTGCTCGCTGGCAGCCATGGCCTATGACCGCTACGTGGCCATCAGAAACCCACTTCTCTATACAACAGCTATGTCACAGCGTCTATGCCTGGCCTTGCTGGGGGCATTAGGCCTGGGTGGGGCAGTGAGCGCCTTTGTTCACACAACCCTCACCTTCCGCCTGAGCTTCTGCCGCTCCCGGGAGATCAATAGCTTCTTCTGCGATATCCCTCCACTGCTGGCCATCTCATGCAGTGACACCAGTCTCAATGAACTGCTTCTCTTTGCCATCTGCGGCTTCATCCAGACAGCCATGGTGTTAGCTATCACGGTGTCTTATGGCTTCATTGCTGGGGCTGTGATCCGCATGCGCTCGGTCGAGGGCAGTCGGCGAGCAGCCTCCACCTGTTCCCACCTCACAGCCGTGGCCATGATGTACGGGACACTCATTGTCACGTACCTGCGTCCCAGCTCCAGCTATGCCCTGGACACTGACAAGACGGCCTCTGTGTTCTATACCCTGGCCATCCCGGCTCTCAACCCACTCATCTACAGCCTCCGCAATAAGGAGGTCAAGGAGGCCCTCAGGCGGACCTCGAGCCGATTCCACTGTCCAGGGCAGGGGCCCCAGTGATTGGTCCAGGGAGGCTGGGTAGGTCTGACTATGAGGGGATGAGGAAGGTTGGGGCCTCTTTCTGGCCTCTGTCACTGTCGGTAAAGATGGGATGTTCCTCTGGCTTGGATGTCTCATGTCATTGTTTAAGGGACAGTAAAGAGGGAAATGAAAGCTTATAGCAGGCAGAAAAAATTTGGGGTTCATCTAGGGCTAGACCTAGAGCCAGACCCTAGACCAGGCTAATGTTTCTGTTGCACTGCCTCAGGTTCTTCAACATTCAAAACATAAAcgttcagctgggtgcagtggctcatgcctgtaacctcagcactttgagaggccaaggcaggagttcaagaccagcctgggcaacacagggagaccccccactgtctctacaaaaaaaaaaattgttaaaaataagctgggcatgatggcatactatgcagtcataaaaaagaaagaaatgatatcctttgcagggacatggatggatctggagaccattttcctcagcaaactaacacaggatcagaaaaccaaacaccacatgttctcacttataagtgggagctaaacaatgagaacaagcagacatatagaggggaacaacacacactggggcttatcggagggtggagggtaggaggagagagagaagcaaaaaaaaaaaaactaatggatactaggttTAATATCTgggtaataaaataatctgtgcaaccaacccccatgacacacatttacctgtgtaacaaacctgcacattgggcacatgtactac from Pongo abelii isolate AG06213 chromosome 13, NHGRI_mPonAbe1-v2.0_pri, whole genome shotgun sequence includes these protein-coding regions:
- the LOC100446610 gene encoding olfactory receptor 5C1, encoding MNSENLTWAAVAPAEFILLGITNRWELRVALFLTCLPVYLVSLLGNMGMALLIRMDARLHTPMYFFLANLSLLDACYSSTIGPKMLVDLLLPRATIPYTACAPQMFVFAGLADTECCSLAAMAYDRYVAIRNPLLYTTAMSQRLCLALLGALGLGGAVSAFVHTTLTFRLSFCRSREINSFFCDIPPLLAISCSDTSLNELLLFAICGFIQTAMVLAITVSYGFIAGAVIRMRSVEGSRRAASTCSHLTAVAMMYGTLIVTYLRPSSSYALDTDKTASVFYTLAIPALNPLIYSLRNKEVKEALRRTSSRFHCPGQGPQ